One window from the genome of [Clostridium] celerecrescens 18A encodes:
- a CDS encoding anaerobic ribonucleoside-triphosphate reductase activating protein → MKLCGLQKTTLLDFPGHVAATIFLGGCNFRCPYCHNSGLIGNEAESLLSEEEILDFLKKRKGILEGVCITGGEPTLSEDLESFIRKIRDLGYLIKLDTNGYRPEVLKKLAFDGLLDYVAMDIKAGRENYPKAAGIRGLRMKDIEESAAFLLHGTIPFEFRTTAVKGIHSLLDFIDIGEWLTGCPNYYLQNYVDSDQVLCPGFQPFSREELNQFLNILKPLISNAVLRGVED, encoded by the coding sequence AAACAACGCTACTGGATTTTCCCGGCCACGTGGCAGCCACAATCTTTCTTGGCGGCTGCAATTTCCGCTGCCCCTACTGCCATAACAGCGGGCTGATCGGCAATGAGGCAGAATCCCTGCTCAGTGAAGAGGAGATTTTGGATTTTTTAAAGAAAAGAAAAGGGATTTTAGAGGGGGTCTGCATTACTGGGGGAGAACCCACCCTGTCAGAGGATTTAGAATCCTTTATCCGGAAAATTCGGGATCTGGGCTATCTTATTAAACTGGATACCAACGGCTATCGGCCTGAGGTCTTAAAAAAGCTGGCTTTTGACGGACTTTTGGATTATGTGGCAATGGATATTAAAGCTGGCAGGGAAAATTATCCCAAGGCAGCGGGAATCAGGGGGCTAAGGATGAAGGACATTGAGGAAAGTGCTGCATTTCTCCTTCATGGAACCATTCCTTTTGAATTCCGCACAACTGCGGTAAAAGGAATCCATAGCCTCCTTGATTTTATAGATATCGGTGAATGGCTGACGGGCTGTCCTAATTATTATCTGCAGAACTATGTGGACTCGGATCAGGTCCTGTGTCCCGGCTTCCAGCCTTTTTCCAGGGAAGAGCTGAATCAATTCTTAAACATCCTAAAGCCCCTGATTTCCAATGCCGTGCTTCGAGGTGTTGAGGACTAA